A section of the Deinococcus aerolatus genome encodes:
- a CDS encoding carboxypeptidase M32 yields MSELRRHLGQVSDLGAAASLMSWEQETSMPPEAARVRGLQLSTLAGLGHGLFTDPQTGALLDAAAPQNETDQAIVRVTRRDYDRATRLPTAFVEEQTRARNEAHHAWIAARRASDFAGFAPYLERMMELARREADLRGHDEHPYDALLDSYEPGMRAGAVKTIFADLRDRTLPLLRRITAADDAADYGVLTRPFPAEAQKTFAWRVAGEAFGLEGSFARQDESAHPFMTNFSRSDLRITTRVEPYWPACLFGTWHETGHAMYERGVSDRWERTPVSGGASLGVHESQSRLFENLLGRSLPFWQRYFPLLAQAAPDVTAGQDARSMYRAVNRVNPSFIRVEADEVTYNFHIMLRFELELALLEGSLKVAELPEAWNAKMQDYLGLTPPDDARGVLQDIHWSAGLIGYFPTYTLGNLLSVQLLEAAQADAAVAAGIQNAQYAPLLAWLTDRVHQHGRSLTPGQITEGATGRPLSADPYVAYLHRKYGEIYGLETAEQ; encoded by the coding sequence GCAGCCCGCGTGCGTGGCCTGCAGCTGTCCACGCTGGCGGGCCTGGGCCACGGGCTGTTCACGGACCCGCAGACCGGGGCGTTGCTGGACGCCGCCGCGCCGCAGAATGAGACGGATCAGGCCATCGTGCGCGTGACCCGGCGCGACTACGACAGGGCCACCCGACTGCCCACCGCGTTCGTCGAGGAGCAGACCCGCGCCCGGAACGAGGCCCATCACGCCTGGATCGCGGCCCGCAGGGCAAGTGATTTTGCAGGCTTCGCGCCGTACCTGGAACGCATGATGGAGCTGGCCCGCCGCGAGGCCGACCTGCGCGGCCACGACGAACACCCTTACGACGCCCTGCTGGACAGCTACGAGCCGGGGATGCGGGCGGGGGCCGTGAAGACCATCTTCGCGGATCTGCGTGACCGTACCCTGCCGCTGCTGCGCCGCATCACGGCGGCGGACGACGCGGCGGATTACGGCGTGCTGACCCGCCCGTTCCCCGCCGAGGCGCAGAAGACGTTTGCTTGGCGGGTGGCGGGCGAGGCCTTCGGACTGGAAGGCTCTTTTGCCCGCCAGGACGAAAGCGCCCACCCGTTCATGACCAACTTCAGCCGCTCGGACCTGCGCATCACCACGCGGGTGGAACCGTACTGGCCCGCCTGTCTGTTCGGCACCTGGCACGAGACGGGACACGCCATGTACGAGCGTGGCGTTTCGGATCGCTGGGAGCGCACCCCGGTTTCAGGCGGCGCGAGCCTGGGTGTCCACGAGAGCCAGTCACGCCTGTTCGAGAACCTGCTGGGCCGCAGCCTGCCGTTCTGGCAGCGTTACTTTCCCCTGCTGGCCCAGGCCGCGCCGGACGTCACCGCCGGGCAGGACGCCCGGAGCATGTACCGCGCCGTCAACCGGGTCAACCCCAGCTTTATCCGGGTAGAGGCCGATGAGGTCACCTACAACTTCCACATCATGCTGCGCTTCGAGCTGGAACTGGCGCTGCTGGAAGGCTCGCTGAAGGTGGCCGAGTTGCCGGAGGCCTGGAACGCGAAGATGCAGGACTACCTGGGCCTGACCCCGCCCGACGACGCGCGGGGCGTGTTGCAGGACATCCACTGGTCCGCCGGACTGATCGGCTATTTCCCCACCTATACCCTGGGCAATCTGCTGAGCGTGCAGCTGCTGGAAGCGGCGCAGGCCGACGCGGCGGTTGCCGCCGGCATCCAGAACGCCCAGTACGCGCCGCTGCTGGCGTGGCTGACCGACAGGGTCCACCAGCACGGACGCAGCCTGACGCCGGGCCAGATCACCGAGGGGGCCACCGGCCGTCCGCTGAGCGCCGATCCCTACGTGGCGTATCTGCACAGAAAATACGGGGAGATCTACGGGCTGGAGACGGCAGAACAGTAG